One segment of Chthoniobacterales bacterium DNA contains the following:
- a CDS encoding energy transducer TonB: MLGRILVIAWLTCVILPAALAADQTTAVWSDGHISPLSDEELTRYATASPGAGYPEEAQKTNATGSGLYELRIDKGGKVTVVAIVKSSGNAVLDKAATTTFRKWRFKPAVFRSVRIPVSWSVNKVRK; encoded by the coding sequence ATGCTAGGACGTATTTTGGTGATCGCATGGCTCACCTGCGTCATTCTGCCCGCCGCTCTCGCCGCCGATCAGACCACTGCGGTCTGGAGTGATGGCCACATTTCCCCGCTGAGCGACGAGGAACTAACTCGTTATGCCACAGCCTCGCCCGGTGCGGGATATCCCGAAGAGGCGCAGAAAACGAATGCCACCGGGAGCGGCCTTTACGAACTTCGGATCGATAAGGGCGGCAAGGTCACCGTCGTGGCGATCGTTAAAAGCAGCGGCAACGCTGTGCTCGATAAAGCGGCGACCACCACCTTCCGGAAATGGCGGTTCAAACCGGCGGTCTTTCGCTCGGTCAGAATCCCCGTGAGCTGGTCGGTGAACAAAGTTCGTAAATAA
- the lpxI gene encoding UDP-2,3-diacylglucosamine diphosphatase LpxI (LpxI, functionally equivalent to LpxH, replaces it in LPS biosynthesis in a minority of bacteria.), with translation MQTPDVLGIIAGNGVYPRLLVDAARRAGVKRIVAAAFLDETDDRLAATVDEIHWMRVGQLGRLISSFRSANVTNAIMAGQIAPRNLFDLRPDWKTLLLLARLKRRNAESIFAAIGDELARAGITLLPATSFLEDCLAPAGLIAGRKLSRREEEDVTFGFEIAREISRLDIGQTVVVKNGTVLAVEGFEGTNEAIKRGGALGRKEAVMVKVAKPAQDMRFDVPVIGVATVEVATEARLRVIAIESGRTLLLEKETLVEAAARSNISIVAC, from the coding sequence GTGCAAACGCCAGACGTTCTCGGAATCATTGCCGGCAACGGCGTTTATCCGCGGCTCTTGGTGGACGCCGCCCGCCGCGCCGGAGTGAAACGGATCGTGGCCGCTGCGTTCCTCGATGAAACCGACGATCGTCTCGCTGCCACCGTCGATGAAATCCATTGGATGCGCGTCGGGCAACTGGGCCGGCTGATTTCTTCTTTTCGGAGCGCGAACGTCACCAACGCCATCATGGCAGGGCAGATCGCGCCCAGGAATCTTTTTGACCTGCGGCCAGATTGGAAAACGCTGCTCCTCCTGGCGCGCCTGAAACGCCGGAACGCCGAGTCCATTTTCGCCGCGATCGGCGACGAGCTGGCGCGAGCCGGCATCACGCTCCTGCCGGCGACTTCCTTTCTGGAGGATTGTCTGGCGCCCGCGGGTTTGATTGCCGGCCGGAAATTGAGCCGCCGCGAAGAGGAAGACGTGACTTTCGGTTTCGAAATCGCCCGGGAAATCAGCCGGCTCGATATCGGGCAAACGGTCGTCGTGAAAAACGGGACGGTCCTGGCGGTGGAAGGTTTCGAGGGAACCAACGAAGCGATCAAGCGCGGCGGTGCGCTGGGACGGAAAGAGGCCGTCATGGTGAAGGTCGCAAAACCAGCTCAGGACATGCGCTTCGATGTCCCGGTGATCGGAGTCGCAACGGTCGAGGTCGCGACGGAAGCGCGTCTGCGCGTGATCGCGATCGAGTCCGGCCGGACCCTCTTGCTCGAGAAAGAAACCCTCGTCGAGGCCGCCGCGCGTTCGAACATCTCCATCGTCGCCTGCTGA
- the atpC gene encoding ATP synthase F1 subunit epsilon yields MATLKLEIVTPEATAYSEDVEMVTLPGAEGELGVYPNHVPLLTTLNPGEVRVLKGGKETFLAIGEGFVEITGASVSVLTDMALEPAVIDENAAEAAVERARKAMKEDLGAEEVVAVQASLQKALAQLHVKRRRHG; encoded by the coding sequence ATGGCCACGCTGAAACTTGAGATCGTTACGCCCGAGGCGACCGCGTACTCCGAGGACGTCGAGATGGTCACTCTGCCAGGCGCGGAGGGCGAACTCGGCGTTTATCCGAATCACGTCCCATTGCTCACCACCCTGAATCCCGGCGAAGTCCGTGTGCTCAAGGGCGGAAAGGAAACTTTTCTGGCCATCGGCGAAGGCTTCGTCGAAATCACCGGCGCTTCGGTTTCGGTTTTGACCGACATGGCGCTGGAGCCTGCGGTTATTGACGAAAATGCGGCCGAAGCCGCGGTCGAGCGGGCCCGGAAAGCCATGAAGGAAGATCTCGGCGCGGAGGAAGTCGTCGCTGTCCAGGCGTCGCTTCAGAAGGCCCTCGCTCAGCTGCACGTCAAACGTCGCCGCCACGGTTGA
- the atpD gene encoding F0F1 ATP synthase subunit beta, producing MNKGNIVQVIGPVVDVEFKSTAELPRIYNALELEYEVNGTATKLTLEVQQHLGENWVRSIAMSSTEGLKRGMAVNDTGSPITVPVGEGTLGRVFNVTGDPVDNRGPVTFTKRYPIHRKAPDLTDQDTGATILETGIKVIDLICPFTKGGKVGAFGGAGVGKTVVILELINNIAKGHGGFSVFAGVGERTREGNDLYTEMSEAGVIDQKDLSKSKVALVYGQMNEPPGARLRVALSALAMTEYFRDERNQDVLLFIDNIFRFSQAGSEVSALLGRTPSAVGYQPTLAAEMGDLQERITSTKKGSITSVQAVYVPADDLTDPAPANTFAHLDSTIVLERSIAELGIYPAVDPLASTSKSLAPDVVGEDHYAVARGVQRVLQRYKDLQDIIAILGMDELSPEDKLTVFRARKIQRFLSQPFHVAEVFTGTKGEYVSIAETVRGFKEILEGKHDEVPEQNFYMKGGIDMIQNAE from the coding sequence ATGAATAAAGGAAACATCGTTCAAGTCATCGGTCCCGTGGTGGACGTGGAATTCAAGAGCACGGCTGAGCTGCCCCGGATCTACAACGCGCTTGAGCTTGAATACGAAGTCAACGGCACCGCCACCAAACTCACGCTCGAAGTGCAGCAGCATCTTGGCGAAAACTGGGTCCGCTCCATCGCCATGTCGTCAACCGAGGGGTTGAAGCGCGGGATGGCCGTCAACGACACCGGCAGCCCGATCACTGTTCCGGTGGGCGAGGGGACTCTTGGCCGCGTCTTTAATGTGACCGGCGACCCGGTCGATAATCGCGGCCCCGTCACTTTCACGAAGCGTTATCCGATTCACCGCAAGGCCCCGGACCTCACCGATCAGGACACGGGCGCGACGATTCTCGAGACCGGCATCAAAGTCATCGACCTGATCTGCCCCTTCACCAAGGGTGGTAAAGTCGGCGCGTTCGGCGGCGCCGGCGTCGGCAAGACGGTCGTTATCCTCGAGCTGATCAACAATATCGCCAAAGGCCACGGGGGGTTCTCCGTCTTCGCGGGCGTCGGCGAGCGGACGCGCGAAGGAAACGATCTTTACACGGAAATGAGCGAGGCCGGGGTCATCGACCAAAAGGACCTGAGCAAATCGAAGGTCGCGCTGGTTTACGGCCAGATGAACGAGCCTCCGGGCGCCCGTCTCCGGGTCGCGCTCTCGGCTCTGGCGATGACAGAATATTTCCGAGACGAACGTAACCAGGACGTCTTGTTGTTCATCGACAATATTTTCCGATTTTCACAGGCTGGCTCGGAAGTGTCCGCGCTTCTTGGACGCACCCCGTCGGCGGTCGGTTATCAGCCGACCCTCGCCGCTGAGATGGGCGATCTCCAGGAACGCATTACTTCGACCAAAAAAGGCTCCATTACCTCGGTCCAGGCCGTTTACGTCCCGGCGGACGATCTGACGGACCCGGCGCCCGCCAACACCTTTGCCCACCTCGATTCGACCATCGTGCTGGAACGCTCCATCGCCGAGCTCGGCATCTATCCGGCCGTCGATCCGCTCGCTTCAACGTCCAAGTCGCTCGCGCCGGACGTCGTTGGCGAAGACCATTACGCGGTGGCTCGCGGCGTCCAGCGCGTCCTCCAGCGTTACAAGGATCTTCAGGACATCATCGCCATTCTCGGAATGGACGAATTGAGCCCCGAAGACAAGCTGACGGTGTTCCGCGCCCGCAAGATCCAGCGGTTCCTCAGCCAGCCGTTCCACGTCGCCGAAGTCTTCACCGGCACCAAGGGCGAATACGTTTCGATCGCCGAGACTGTCCGCGGCTTCAAGGAAATCCTCGAAGGCAAACATGATGAAGTTCCCGAACAGAACTTCTACATGAAGGGCGGAATCGACATGATTCAGAATGCCGAATGA
- the atpG gene encoding ATP synthase F1 subunit gamma, which yields MANTQDIRRRIKSIRNTSQITKALQMVAASKMRKAQNLALSGRPYSTLMNRVLVSLQQRTDSKLHPLLQVREVKKELVVVISTDKGLAGALNTNLFREVAKFDNDKTSYVVSGAKARQFIARTRRDLLADFQLKDAPAFVETKDIARFCIEKFLNGEVDKVSVLFTHFINTINQRPVVRTLLPISSFELPQAAAEGAEANGSQDPMIGYLFEPTPEGVLDVMLPYYLHYQVYQMILDARASEHSSRMVAMKNATDNAKQFIKDLTLEYNKMRQASITTELLEISTAQMAVGG from the coding sequence ATGGCGAACACCCAAGACATACGGCGCCGGATCAAGTCGATCCGGAACACGTCGCAGATCACCAAGGCGTTGCAGATGGTGGCCGCGTCGAAGATGCGCAAGGCGCAGAACCTCGCCCTTTCCGGCCGTCCGTATTCGACCCTGATGAATCGCGTCCTGGTCTCCCTCCAGCAGCGCACCGATTCAAAGCTCCACCCGCTTCTCCAGGTCCGGGAAGTGAAAAAGGAGCTCGTGGTCGTGATCAGCACCGACAAAGGCCTCGCCGGCGCGTTGAACACCAACCTGTTTCGCGAAGTAGCCAAGTTCGATAACGACAAAACCAGTTACGTGGTCTCGGGCGCGAAAGCGCGGCAGTTCATCGCGCGCACCCGGCGGGATTTGCTGGCGGATTTTCAATTGAAGGATGCGCCCGCCTTCGTCGAGACCAAGGATATCGCCCGGTTTTGCATCGAGAAATTTCTCAACGGCGAAGTCGACAAGGTCTCGGTGCTTTTCACTCATTTTATCAACACCATCAATCAGCGACCGGTGGTGCGGACGCTTCTGCCAATTTCGAGCTTCGAATTGCCGCAGGCTGCGGCCGAAGGCGCCGAGGCGAATGGGAGCCAGGACCCGATGATCGGCTACCTCTTCGAGCCAACTCCCGAAGGCGTGCTCGACGTGATGCTCCCGTATTACCTCCACTACCAGGTTTACCAAATGATCCTCGACGCCCGCGCTTCGGAGCACAGCTCGCGCATGGTGGCGATGAAGAATGCGACCGACAACGCGAAGCAGTTCATCAAGGATCTCACCCTCGAATACAACAAGATGCGCCAGGCGAGCATCACTACCGAGCTGCTCGAAATCTCGACCGCCCAGATGGCGGTCGGCGGCTAA
- a CDS encoding ORF6N domain-containing protein — MISLRNFEPDMTRPQEIVAVENAIHLVRGQRVMLDSDLAAFYGVTTKRLNEQLKRNRQRFPKDFAFQLTTEELVSLRSQFATSKQGGRRYRPWVFTEHGAIMLASVLNSDIAVEASVRVVRAFVRLREMISANTELAAKFSQLERRLDSHDEAIAQLFAAIRQLLAPSQKQRREIGFHVRERRARYGAKGRA, encoded by the coding sequence ATGATTTCACTGCGGAATTTCGAACCGGATATGACCCGCCCCCAGGAGATTGTCGCCGTTGAAAACGCGATCCATCTCGTGCGTGGCCAGCGCGTCATGCTCGATTCGGATTTGGCGGCATTCTATGGAGTCACGACCAAGCGTTTGAATGAGCAACTCAAGCGGAACCGGCAGAGATTTCCCAAGGACTTCGCCTTTCAACTTACAACGGAGGAGCTTGTGAGTTTGAGGTCGCAATTTGCGACCTCAAAACAAGGTGGCCGGAGATATCGGCCCTGGGTGTTTACCGAGCATGGTGCGATTATGTTAGCTAGCGTCCTGAACAGTGACATCGCCGTGGAAGCGAGCGTGCGCGTCGTGCGTGCCTTCGTCCGCTTGCGCGAAATGATTTCGGCGAATACGGAATTGGCCGCGAAGTTCTCCCAGCTCGAACGGCGGCTGGACAGCCACGATGAGGCAATCGCCCAGCTTTTTGCGGCCATCCGACAATTGCTCGCGCCGTCTCAAAAACAGAGACGGGAGATCGGTTTTCATGTTCGCGAGCGCCGGGCCCGCTACGGCGCGAAAGGGAGAGCTTAG
- the atpA gene encoding F0F1 ATP synthase subunit alpha, with amino-acid sequence MSSILEEIETQIAGLKTTTSKSNVGIVRETGDGVARIEGLSDVMLNEMIEFSSGVYGLALNLEETEVGAILLGDTTKVMEGEEAKTTGKLLQVPVGKGLLGRVVNTLGQPLDGKGPVKSDVAYPLEKIAPGVIKRKSVSQPVQTGIMAIDAMIPIGRGQRELIIGDRATGKSTIAIDTIISQARLNKAADEGRLKNHRPLYCIYVAIGQKNSNVARALATLEKEGALPYTTIISAPASDTATNQYLAPFAGAAMGEWFMDNGMDALIIYDDLSKHAVAYRQVSLVLKRPSGREAYPGDVFYLHSRLLERSARVIEEAGGGSLTALPIIETQAGDVSAYIPTNVISITDGQIYLETDLFYQGVRPAISVGLSVSRVGSAAQIKAIKQVAGKIKLDLAQFRELAAFAQFGSDLDAATKARLDRGQRIVELFKQIQYNPIPVEEQVAVLWAMQKGYLDSVPVDKVKQFQIKLQEYLSTRKESILAAIVTKGALDKDLEADLGAALDEFKSTNPVT; translated from the coding sequence ATGAGCAGCATTCTCGAAGAAATCGAAACGCAGATCGCCGGTCTTAAGACCACGACGAGCAAAAGCAATGTCGGCATTGTCCGCGAAACCGGCGACGGTGTCGCCCGCATCGAAGGCCTGAGCGACGTCATGCTCAACGAAATGATCGAGTTTTCGAGCGGCGTCTATGGACTCGCCCTCAACCTCGAGGAAACCGAAGTCGGCGCGATTCTCCTCGGCGATACCACCAAGGTCATGGAAGGCGAGGAAGCCAAGACGACTGGCAAGCTGCTCCAGGTCCCGGTGGGCAAAGGTCTGCTCGGCCGCGTGGTCAATACTCTCGGCCAGCCGCTCGACGGCAAAGGTCCGGTGAAATCAGACGTTGCTTATCCGCTCGAGAAAATCGCGCCCGGCGTCATCAAACGAAAGAGCGTCAGCCAGCCGGTCCAGACCGGCATCATGGCCATCGACGCCATGATTCCGATCGGCCGCGGCCAGCGCGAGCTGATCATCGGGGACCGTGCCACCGGCAAATCGACGATCGCGATCGACACGATCATCAGCCAGGCGCGCTTGAACAAGGCGGCCGATGAAGGCCGTCTCAAGAATCATCGCCCGCTTTACTGCATTTATGTGGCGATCGGTCAGAAGAATTCCAACGTCGCCCGCGCGCTCGCCACTCTCGAAAAGGAAGGCGCGCTGCCGTACACGACGATTATTTCGGCGCCGGCTTCCGATACGGCGACCAACCAGTATCTCGCGCCGTTCGCCGGCGCGGCGATGGGCGAGTGGTTCATGGATAACGGCATGGACGCGCTCATCATTTACGACGATCTCTCGAAACACGCGGTGGCTTACCGCCAGGTTTCGCTCGTCCTCAAGCGGCCGTCCGGCCGCGAGGCTTATCCGGGGGACGTTTTTTATCTCCACTCGCGTCTCCTCGAACGGAGCGCGCGCGTGATCGAGGAAGCCGGTGGCGGATCGCTCACCGCCCTGCCGATCATCGAGACGCAGGCCGGCGACGTGTCGGCTTACATTCCCACAAACGTCATTTCGATCACCGACGGCCAGATTTATCTCGAGACCGATCTTTTCTACCAGGGCGTTCGTCCGGCGATTTCGGTCGGTCTCTCGGTCAGTCGCGTAGGTTCGGCCGCGCAAATCAAAGCGATCAAGCAGGTGGCCGGCAAAATTAAACTGGACCTCGCGCAGTTTCGGGAACTGGCGGCGTTCGCCCAGTTCGGGTCTGATCTCGACGCGGCGACGAAAGCCCGGCTCGATCGCGGCCAGCGGATCGTCGAGCTGTTTAAGCAAATCCAATACAACCCGATTCCGGTCGAGGAACAGGTCGCAGTGCTCTGGGCAATGCAGAAGGGCTACCTCGATTCCGTGCCGGTCGACAAGGTGAAGCAGTTCCAAATCAAGCTGCAGGAATATCTCAGCACCCGGAAGGAAAGCATCCTCGCCGCCATCGTGACCAAGGGCGCCCTCGACAAGGACCTGGAAGCCGATCTGGGCGCCGCCCTCGATGAATTCAAATCGACCAATCCCGTCACCTAA
- a CDS encoding F0F1 ATP synthase subunit delta: MKINKETRQLAKELLRASYVDGRLDSSRVASLVKSLIEKKPRNYIKALEAYKRLLRLEVEKRSATIETATELPPEAGEQIVANLKRKYGGDLTAKFVVTPELLGGMRIRVGSDVWDSSVRNRLHRLQQQL, encoded by the coding sequence ATGAAGATCAACAAAGAGACGCGGCAACTGGCGAAGGAACTTCTTCGCGCGAGTTACGTCGATGGCCGGCTCGATAGCAGCCGGGTCGCGTCCCTGGTCAAGTCGTTGATCGAAAAGAAGCCGCGCAATTACATCAAGGCGCTCGAGGCCTACAAACGTCTCCTCCGCCTCGAAGTGGAAAAACGCAGCGCCACGATCGAGACCGCGACCGAGCTTCCCCCGGAAGCGGGCGAGCAGATCGTCGCCAATTTGAAACGCAAATATGGCGGCGACCTGACCGCGAAATTTGTCGTGACCCCTGAGCTGCTTGGCGGCATGCGCATCCGCGTCGGCAGCGATGTCTGGGACAGCAGCGTGCGCAACCGCCTCCATCGGCTCCAGCAACAACTTTAA
- the atpF gene encoding F0F1 ATP synthase subunit B, whose amino-acid sequence MIALHLAAGILDQARETGEQFGWEPKLFLSQVISFIIVALVLKQFAYKPILQVLEERRQRIAEGLLNAEKIKQQLAEAEQRHAEILAQANAQAQKMIDEARESAANVAERKQQEAVTAAEQIMAKAREASAIEHEKTMAELKRELGRLVVDTTAKVTGKVLTSEDQRRLQDEASRQLAS is encoded by the coding sequence ATGATCGCGTTGCACTTAGCCGCGGGCATTCTCGACCAGGCGCGCGAAACTGGTGAACAGTTCGGGTGGGAACCAAAGTTGTTCCTCTCGCAGGTCATCAGTTTCATTATCGTCGCGCTGGTCCTGAAGCAGTTCGCTTACAAGCCGATCCTGCAGGTGCTCGAAGAGCGCCGGCAGCGGATCGCGGAAGGCCTGTTGAATGCCGAGAAGATCAAGCAGCAGCTCGCGGAAGCGGAGCAACGCCATGCGGAGATCCTGGCCCAGGCCAACGCCCAAGCGCAAAAGATGATTGACGAAGCGCGGGAAAGCGCGGCCAACGTCGCCGAACGCAAACAGCAGGAAGCCGTCACGGCCGCGGAACAGATCATGGCCAAGGCGCGCGAAGCGAGCGCGATCGAGCACGAAAAGACGATGGCGGAATTGAAGCGGGAGCTCGGGCGGCTCGTCGTGGACACCACGGCGAAAGTCACCGGTAAGGTCCTGACTTCGGAAGATCAGAGGCGCTTGCAGGATGAAGCGTCCCGCCAGCTCGCCTCCTAG
- a CDS encoding ATP synthase F0 subunit C, whose amino-acid sequence MLAEMGGSIHIGLAALGAAIGVGLIGMGAASAVGRNPGAATPILVQAILAIAFAEAIVFYALYLAPK is encoded by the coding sequence ATGTTAGCTGAAATGGGCGGAAGCATTCACATCGGTCTGGCGGCGCTTGGCGCGGCCATCGGCGTGGGCTTGATCGGCATGGGCGCGGCCTCGGCGGTCGGCCGCAATCCCGGCGCGGCGACGCCAATTCTCGTGCAGGCGATTCTGGCAATCGCGTTCGCGGAAGCGATCGTGTTTTACGCGCTCTACCTCGCACCGAAATAA
- the atpB gene encoding F0F1 ATP synthase subunit A codes for MLRRFSLFILIALILGLFGGLAAPAFAAEPEQAVKDEHAVKEEHGIPLKPDILFNVGPLAVTNSMVVTWIVAAGILICARLATRRIKPVPTGLQNFWEWLVESLHNFLEGMIGAVLVKRTFWFFATIFIFILFVNWFGLIPGVGTVGWGEHAANGQFHLTRPLLRGGNADLNMTTAMAMIFFACWIIWAIQANGVGGFLVHIFGPKGDSKGLMKIAMVGIFFAVGLLEIVSILFRPISLSFRLFGNVYAGETILETMSTMVPSLSWLLPIPFYFMELLVGLVQALVFMLLTAVFTLLIAQHEPGHEAHH; via the coding sequence ATGCTCCGCCGTTTTTCCTTATTCATCCTTATCGCGCTGATCCTCGGCCTGTTCGGCGGCCTGGCCGCCCCGGCTTTCGCGGCAGAGCCCGAGCAGGCAGTGAAGGACGAGCACGCGGTTAAGGAAGAACACGGGATCCCGCTCAAGCCCGATATTCTTTTTAACGTCGGCCCGCTGGCCGTGACCAATTCGATGGTGGTGACCTGGATCGTCGCCGCGGGGATTTTGATCTGCGCTCGTCTCGCTACCCGACGGATCAAACCAGTGCCCACGGGTTTGCAAAACTTCTGGGAATGGCTGGTCGAAAGCCTGCACAACTTCCTGGAAGGAATGATCGGCGCCGTGCTGGTGAAACGGACGTTTTGGTTTTTCGCCACAATTTTCATTTTCATTCTCTTCGTGAACTGGTTCGGGCTGATCCCCGGCGTAGGCACCGTGGGCTGGGGAGAACACGCCGCGAATGGCCAGTTTCATCTCACTCGCCCATTGCTCCGCGGCGGTAACGCCGACCTCAACATGACCACCGCGATGGCGATGATCTTTTTCGCCTGCTGGATTATCTGGGCCATTCAGGCCAACGGTGTCGGGGGATTTCTCGTCCACATTTTTGGTCCGAAAGGCGACAGCAAAGGCCTGATGAAAATCGCCATGGTCGGGATTTTCTTCGCGGTCGGATTGCTGGAAATTGTTTCCATCCTGTTCCGGCCTATCTCGCTGAGTTTCCGGCTTTTCGGCAACGTTTATGCCGGCGAAACGATTCTCGAAACCATGTCGACCATGGTGCCTTCCTTGTCGTGGCTCCTCCCGATTCCATTTTATTTCATGGAGCTTCTGGTCGGCCTGGTGCAGGCGCTGGTCTTCATGCTTTTGACCGCGGTCTTCACCCTGTTGATCGCGCAACACGAGCCGGGACATGAGGCTCACCACTAA
- a CDS encoding glycosyltransferase, which translates to MGKRVVASYCTTFLKPEMLHIYRQVRSLHEYETFVMTKAIQNNERFPFRDIELIPKPHSNPLRHGWLKWVKQKPAIVYRGEYQMLSKLLDRRGADLMHIYFGHTGVHLLPFIERWHKPCVVSFHGADVAEKKDIRDYGPKLRNLFDAVPLVLARSKSLAERLLTLGCPPERLRINRTGVPLHEFPFIRRDAPTNGRWRFMQACRLIPKKGVATSLCAFAIFQKEFPNAELIIAGKGPLQSHLEELAEELGIVSKVHFRGFLSQQELLDLYASSHCFLHPSETPPDQNQEGIPNSILEAMATGLAVLATKHGGIPEAVEEGRSGSLVEERDFEALAAAMKNLVRSPFAFREMGALASESVAANFEQREQIRQLEAHYDEAIALAGAEERVAQPEVEVVEERFAARVPVK; encoded by the coding sequence ATGGGTAAACGCGTTGTAGCCTCCTACTGCACCACCTTCCTAAAACCGGAGATGTTGCACATCTACCGGCAGGTCAGATCGCTGCACGAGTACGAAACCTTCGTCATGACGAAGGCGATCCAGAACAACGAGCGGTTCCCGTTTCGCGACATCGAGCTGATCCCGAAACCGCACAGCAATCCGTTGCGCCACGGTTGGCTGAAGTGGGTCAAACAGAAGCCGGCGATCGTTTACCGCGGCGAATACCAGATGCTGTCGAAGCTGCTCGATCGCCGAGGGGCCGATCTAATGCACATCTATTTCGGGCATACCGGCGTCCATCTGCTTCCGTTTATCGAGCGCTGGCACAAACCGTGTGTGGTTTCATTCCATGGCGCCGATGTGGCCGAGAAAAAAGATATTCGCGATTACGGACCGAAGCTGCGCAATCTCTTTGACGCGGTTCCGCTCGTCCTGGCCCGCTCGAAATCTCTCGCCGAGCGACTGCTGACTCTCGGCTGTCCGCCCGAGCGTTTGCGGATCAATCGGACCGGCGTGCCGTTGCACGAATTTCCGTTCATTCGGCGAGACGCGCCCACGAATGGCCGCTGGCGTTTCATGCAGGCCTGCCGGCTCATCCCGAAAAAAGGGGTGGCCACCTCCCTCTGCGCCTTCGCCATTTTCCAGAAGGAATTTCCCAACGCCGAACTGATCATTGCCGGGAAGGGCCCTCTCCAGTCGCACCTGGAAGAACTGGCCGAGGAGCTCGGAATTGTTTCCAAGGTCCATTTCCGCGGATTTCTTTCCCAACAGGAATTGCTCGACCTTTACGCGAGCTCGCATTGCTTCCTCCATCCGAGCGAAACGCCGCCCGACCAGAACCAGGAAGGAATTCCGAATTCGATTCTTGAAGCGATGGCGACGGGACTCGCCGTCCTCGCCACAAAACATGGAGGAATTCCCGAAGCGGTTGAGGAAGGCCGGTCCGGGAGCCTGGTGGAAGAACGGGATTTTGAAGCCCTCGCCGCCGCGATGAAAAACCTGGTTCGTTCCCCGTTCGCGTTTCGGGAAATGGGCGCCCTGGCCAGCGAATCGGTGGCCGCGAATTTCGAGCAGCGCGAGCAGATCAGGCAGCTGGAGGCCCACTATGACGAGGCGATCGCCCTGGCCGGCGCCGAGGAGAGAGTGGCGCAGCCGGAGGTCGAGGTCGTTGAGGAAAGGTTTGCCGCGCGCGTTCCGGTGAAGTGA
- the obgE gene encoding GTPase ObgE, which produces MFVDRIKVFVQAGDGGRGSVSFRREKFVPKGGPDGGDGGRGGDVILRADVHTDNLSNLFYEPIIKAKSGAHGQGKKKHGRGAKPKVVKVPVGTVVFRDETDKSHPTHVSQENMPIADLTDDGQEFVLCEGGKGGKGNVHFKSSKNRAPVQYTEGDEGEQGYFLFELRTMADAALVGYPNAGKSTLLGKISAAHPKVAPYPFTTLHPIVGVIEFDGYRRASVADIPGLIEGAHRNVGLGHDFLRHITRCRVLLFVLDIAGSEGRHPIEDLQNLRREIALYDPRLSERSWYIVANKMDLPEAADNLRDLKRRFPGVEVVAISAFKSEGLDDLKEHLQRWLFAGNEAAGPAEKKAVETREPVACE; this is translated from the coding sequence ATGTTTGTCGATCGAATAAAAGTTTTTGTCCAGGCCGGAGACGGGGGGCGCGGCTCCGTCAGTTTTCGACGCGAAAAATTTGTCCCGAAAGGCGGACCGGACGGCGGCGACGGCGGCCGGGGCGGCGATGTCATTCTTCGCGCCGATGTTCATACCGACAATCTTTCGAATCTTTTTTACGAGCCGATCATCAAGGCGAAAAGCGGAGCACACGGTCAGGGGAAAAAGAAACATGGCCGCGGCGCGAAGCCTAAGGTGGTGAAGGTCCCGGTCGGAACGGTGGTCTTCCGCGACGAAACAGATAAGTCCCATCCGACCCATGTGTCCCAGGAAAACATGCCCATCGCCGACCTTACGGACGACGGGCAAGAGTTCGTTCTCTGCGAGGGCGGCAAGGGGGGAAAGGGCAACGTCCATTTCAAGAGCTCGAAGAACCGCGCGCCGGTCCAATACACCGAGGGCGACGAAGGCGAGCAGGGCTATTTCCTTTTCGAACTGCGAACCATGGCGGACGCCGCGCTGGTCGGTTATCCAAACGCCGGAAAATCGACGTTGCTCGGGAAAATTTCCGCGGCTCATCCGAAAGTGGCGCCGTATCCGTTCACAACCCTTCATCCGATCGTTGGCGTCATCGAGTTCGATGGCTACCGCCGGGCGTCGGTCGCCGACATCCCCGGGCTGATCGAGGGCGCGCATCGCAACGTCGGTCTGGGCCATGATTTTCTTCGTCACATCACGCGTTGCCGGGTTCTGCTTTTCGTTCTCGACATCGCGGGAAGCGAGGGGCGGCATCCGATCGAGGACCTGCAAAATCTCCGGCGCGAAATTGCGCTTTACGATCCGCGGCTTTCGGAGCGTTCGTGGTATATAGTGGCCAACAAAATGGATCTCCCGGAAGCGGCCGATAATCTTCGGGATTTGAAACGGCGTTTCCCCGGCGTAGAGGTCGTGGCGATTTCCGCTTTCAAATCCGAAGGACTCGACGATCTAAAAGAACATCTCCAGCGCTGGCTGTTTGCTGGGAACGAAGCCGCGGGGCCGGCCGAGAAAAAGGCGGTGGAGACCCGCGAGCCGGTGGCGTGCGAATAA